Proteins encoded together in one Impatiens glandulifera chromosome 1, dImpGla2.1, whole genome shotgun sequence window:
- the LOC124939142 gene encoding caffeic acid 3-O-methyltransferase-like: MTKNNDSTIHSLHNQKDNNEEEEEEHRAYATQLVNSIALPMTMQAAIDLNVLEIIAKEGPKAMLSPSEIADRIPCKNPNAPSMLQRMLKLLTSFSVLTVESHDGQERYGLAPVAKYFVNNEHGASLAPLMTLVQDKVLVASWYRLKDAVVEGGVAFDMENGTNAFDYQGVDPRFNDVFNSAMINHTKTVLKELLLAYKGFHEDMENMTLVDVGGGLGATLNIITSMFPMIKGINFDLSHVICHAPPYSGVEHVGGNMFESVPIGDAIFMKWILHDWSDEHCLKLLKNCYKVLPSNGKVIVVEGIVPEVPSIQTSVKSIYQLDIVMLTVNPGGKERTLKQFYDLAIKAGFAGIRLECTAFNYWIIEMYK, from the exons ATGACCAAGAACAACGACTCCACCATTCATTCTCTTCATAATCAGAAAGAcaacaatgaagaagaagaagaggagcaCCGAGCATATGCAACCCAACTCGTTAACTCAATCGCGCTTCCAATGACAATGCAAGCAGCCATTGATCTCAACGTGCTCGAGATCATAGCCAAGGAAGGTCCAAAGGCGATGCTTTCTCCTTCGGAGATTGCAGACAGAATCCCATGCAAGAACCCTAATGCTCCCTCCATGCTTCAAAGGATGCTAAAGCTTCTCACTAGCTTCTCCGTGTTGACAGTAGAATCTCATGATGGCCAAGAACGTTACGGGTTGGCACCGGTTGCCAAATATTTTGTGAACAACGAACATGGCGCTTCTTTGGCGCCATTAATGACCTTGGTTCAAGACAAGGTCTTGGTGGCAAGCTG GTATCGCTTGAAAGACGCTGTGGTAGAAGGAGGGGTGGCATTCGACATGGAAAACGGGACAAACGCGTTCGACTATCAGGGTGTGGACCCGAGGTTCAACGATGTGTTCAATAGTGCAATGATAAACCACACCAAGACTGTGTTGAAGGAGTTACTACTAGCATACAAAGGCTTCCACGAAGATATGGAGAACATGACATTGGTGGATGTTGGTGGGGGTCTCGGTGCAACCCTAAACATCATCACATCCATGTTTCCGATGATCAAAGGCATCAACTTCGACTTGTCACATGTTATTTGTCACGCCCCACCTTATTCAG GTGTGGAGCACGTAGGAGGCAATATGTTTGAAAGTGTCCCAATAGGTGATGCAATTTTCATGaag TGGATACTTCACGATTGGAGCGACGAACATTGTTTAAAGTTGTTGAAGAATTGCTACAAGGTGCTCCCGTCAAATGGGAAAGTGATTGTGGTGGAAGGAATAGTTCCTGAGGTGCCCAGTATCCAAACAAGCGTGAAAAGCATTTATCAACTTGATATAGTCATGTTAACCGTGAACCCTGGAGGGAAGGAGCGAACCCTCAAACAGTTTTACGACCTAGCAATCAAAGCTGGTTTTGCTGGCATTAGATTAGAATGTACTGCCTTTAACTATTGGATTATTGAAATGTACAAATAG